The following are encoded together in the Roseobacter denitrificans OCh 114 genome:
- a CDS encoding ABC transporter ATP-binding protein yields MTDAPPLVRIEGISKSFGNTVALDNLTLDIARGEFVTFLGPSGCGKSTTLRILGGFERPDKGRVILDGEDVTTQPPEKRHVNMVFQDYALFPHMTVRQNISFGLELKGMDKANIKRRQDEIMAFLELDGFGDRYPGQLSGGQRQRVALARALAPDPALLLLDEPLGALDAKLRGQVQQELKSIQQRTHKTFFFVTHDQEEALTMSDRIVVMNKGRVEQDGTPEELYFHPATRFVAEFIGETNLLSGQMRARDGDRIVMDWFGHTLSGQAPAGPLQTGDAITASVRLEKLGFHTTRPNAANAVQGKVVGKTFLGSRMALDLVIEETEGAVLRAFVDAETGQAVGADPIWIGWDSDSMAVLQD; encoded by the coding sequence ATGACTGACGCCCCCCCTCTTGTCCGTATCGAAGGTATTTCCAAGAGCTTTGGCAATACCGTTGCGCTGGATAATCTGACGCTGGACATCGCGCGCGGCGAATTCGTGACCTTTCTGGGCCCCTCGGGCTGTGGCAAGTCGACGACGCTGCGTATTCTTGGCGGGTTTGAACGACCCGACAAGGGCCGCGTCATTCTGGATGGTGAGGACGTCACGACGCAGCCGCCCGAAAAGCGCCACGTCAACATGGTGTTTCAGGACTATGCGCTTTTTCCCCACATGACCGTCCGGCAGAACATCTCCTTTGGGCTTGAACTGAAGGGTATGGACAAGGCGAACATCAAACGCCGTCAGGACGAGATCATGGCTTTTCTCGAACTGGATGGATTTGGCGACCGCTATCCCGGCCAACTGTCGGGGGGGCAGCGTCAGCGGGTGGCGCTGGCCCGCGCGCTTGCGCCTGATCCGGCCCTTTTGCTGTTGGACGAACCCCTGGGCGCGCTGGATGCCAAGTTGCGCGGGCAGGTTCAGCAGGAGTTGAAATCGATCCAGCAACGCACGCATAAAACCTTTTTCTTTGTCACCCATGATCAGGAAGAGGCGCTGACCATGTCCGACCGCATCGTGGTGATGAACAAGGGTCGGGTTGAGCAAGACGGCACACCCGAAGAGTTGTATTTTCACCCCGCAACCCGCTTCGTTGCCGAATTCATCGGAGAGACGAACCTCTTGTCCGGTCAGATGCGCGCGCGCGACGGCGACAGGATCGTGATGGATTGGTTCGGGCACACCCTGAGCGGTCAGGCACCCGCCGGGCCTTTACAAACGGGCGATGCGATAACCGCCTCCGTCCGGCTGGAGAAACTGGGGTTTCATACGACACGCCCAAATGCAGCCAATGCCGTGCAAGGCAAAGTTGTCGGCAAAACTTTTCTCGGCAGCCGCATGGCGCTCGATCTGGTCATTGAAGAGACCGAGGGTGCGGTTCTGCGTGCTTTTGTGGATGCAGAAACAGGGCAGGCCGTTGGTGCGGACCCGATCTGGATCGGCTGGGACAGCGACAGTATGGCAGTTTTGCAAGACTAG
- a CDS encoding ABC transporter permease, with product MRRGNRILLSCIYWAFVLYVFVPLLLMILMGFKDSKFIGFPIRSWTLDWYMGVFVDAELLSTLGYSVTIAILSTLISVVVGTWIAVLLEGRKFIGRAAVFGLTLLPALVPGIISAIAFRIYARWLGIEPGMGAIIWAHAVHNVPFVVLVVMARLSTLPKSQIEAARDLGADPIIAFLRITVPYLIPAILGASIFCLLLSFDDFVRSFFLGGYEPTLPVLIFAMLRSGMSPEINAIATVALVLTAAIGIWAERFTRRMNRDTNP from the coding sequence ATGAGACGCGGCAATCGCATCCTGTTGTCCTGCATCTATTGGGCTTTTGTGCTCTATGTCTTCGTGCCGCTGCTGCTGATGATCCTGATGGGGTTCAAGGACAGCAAGTTTATCGGTTTTCCCATCCGGTCCTGGACATTGGATTGGTATATGGGTGTTTTTGTGGATGCCGAATTGCTCTCGACGCTGGGGTATTCGGTGACAATTGCGATCTTGTCGACACTGATCTCTGTTGTGGTGGGCACGTGGATCGCGGTGCTGCTGGAGGGGCGCAAGTTTATTGGCCGGGCGGCGGTCTTTGGCCTCACGCTGCTGCCTGCACTGGTGCCCGGTATCATCTCCGCCATCGCCTTTCGCATTTATGCCCGCTGGCTGGGAATCGAGCCGGGGATGGGCGCGATCATCTGGGCACATGCGGTGCATAACGTGCCCTTTGTGGTGCTGGTTGTCATGGCGCGGCTGTCAACCTTGCCCAAAAGCCAGATTGAGGCGGCGCGCGATCTGGGCGCGGACCCGATCATCGCCTTTTTGCGCATCACCGTGCCTTACCTGATCCCCGCGATCCTTGGGGCCAGTATCTTTTGCCTGCTGCTCAGCTTTGATGATTTCGTGCGGTCGTTCTTCTTGGGCGGCTACGAACCAACGCTCCCCGTTCTGATTTTCGCCATGTTGAGGTCGGGCATGTCACCCGAGATCAACGCCATCGCAACGGTTGCGCTGGTCCTGACAGCTGCCATTGGCATCTGGGCAGAACGCTTCACCCGCCGCATGAACAGGGATACAAACCCATGA
- a CDS encoding ABC transporter permease, with translation MRNEAAAQGSIPQNGADRTFWGRLSGWTAYRTVMGIATASPRRQFLILAAFPILWVLTQHLGPMVQMLRVSLMDAYPVAPGVEQSFTLDNYARFFGDQIFWQPFFRTLSFAAVFTFCTLILTYPVAYFLARHVSRKNRMLLLLLLLIPFWVGEIVRTYAIMILLGNTGAVNLVLQWFGLIDRPIPFMYTSFSMGVGIVYLTALYMLLPLYSALEKLPDSYNEAAADLGAGAWTRFRRVTLPLTLEGISSGCTLVFLISTGFYATPVLLGGPSTTVFAQTIAGFFHVAGDEWPTGAAFATIMFAGAIVLTAVFQKLMYALRKGDTK, from the coding sequence CGGCCCAAGGCAGCATCCCGCAAAACGGGGCCGACCGCACGTTCTGGGGGCGTCTTTCCGGCTGGACAGCGTATCGCACGGTGATGGGCATCGCCACCGCATCGCCCCGGCGGCAGTTCCTCATTCTGGCGGCTTTTCCAATCCTTTGGGTCTTGACCCAGCATTTAGGCCCCATGGTGCAGATGCTGCGCGTCAGCCTGATGGATGCCTATCCCGTCGCCCCCGGCGTGGAACAGAGCTTCACACTGGACAATTATGCGCGCTTTTTTGGCGATCAGATTTTCTGGCAACCCTTCTTTCGCACGCTGAGCTTTGCGGCGGTTTTTACCTTTTGCACGCTGATCCTGACCTATCCGGTGGCCTATTTCCTTGCGCGTCACGTCAGCCGCAAGAACCGGATGTTATTGTTATTGTTGCTCCTTATTCCGTTCTGGGTGGGGGAGATCGTGCGCACCTATGCGATCATGATCCTCTTGGGCAATACCGGAGCGGTCAATCTGGTGCTGCAATGGTTTGGCCTGATCGACCGGCCCATCCCTTTCATGTACACCAGTTTTTCCATGGGGGTCGGCATCGTTTACCTGACTGCGCTCTATATGCTTTTGCCGCTTTATTCCGCGCTGGAAAAACTGCCCGACAGCTACAACGAAGCCGCCGCTGACCTTGGTGCCGGGGCGTGGACCCGCTTTCGTCGCGTGACATTGCCCCTGACGCTTGAGGGAATATCGTCGGGCTGTACGCTGGTGTTCCTGATCTCGACCGGGTTTTACGCCACGCCGGTGCTGTTGGGCGGGCCGTCCACCACCGTCTTTGCCCAGACCATCGCGGGGTTCTTCCACGTGGCGGGGGATGAATGGCCCACGGGCGCTGCCTTTGCCACAATCATGTTTGCGGGTGCGATCGTGCTGACGGCTGTGTTCCAAAAGCTGATGTATGCGTTGCGCAAGGGAGACACCAAATGA